A region of Jannaschia sp. W003 DNA encodes the following proteins:
- a CDS encoding PLP-dependent aminotransferase family protein — MPIPAESFALDPAHPGTLQRQVRELVVDGILAGRFRPGDRMPSTRGLARHLGISRITVTLAYADLVAGDYLDARGRSGTFVSRDAPSPAAAPSRPASPPPPEARVDWSRALGPRFPAPRAPERPADWRSYRFPFIYGQTDARLFDHANWRRCALQALGARDFNAMTEDSYGRDDPLLVEQIATRILPRRGILAGPGEILVTMGAQNALWLVAQVLLTQRRLAVMEDPGYPALREILELSRCSLRAVAVDADGLPPEAVPAATDVLFVTPSHHCPTAVTMPTARRRALLARAEAENFLVVEDDYEFELAFLAPPSPALKSLDRAGRVIYIGSFAKSLFPGLRLGYVAAAEPLVAELRRLRSLVLRHPPGHLQRAAAHFLAEGHYDAQVTRMTRALRERRAAAVSALADCGLAPESSSAFGGSSLWMRAPIHVRARDLAERLRPASVLIEPADAFRAAPAPGPFYRLGYGAIGPDRIPEGIRRIAETAARMA, encoded by the coding sequence ATGCCCATCCCGGCCGAATCCTTCGCGCTAGACCCCGCGCATCCGGGCACGCTCCAGCGGCAGGTGCGCGAGCTGGTGGTGGACGGCATCCTCGCGGGGCGCTTCCGGCCCGGCGACCGGATGCCCTCGACCCGGGGCCTCGCGCGGCACCTCGGGATCAGCCGGATCACCGTGACGCTCGCCTATGCCGACCTCGTGGCGGGCGACTACCTCGACGCGCGCGGCCGCTCAGGAACCTTCGTCAGCCGCGACGCCCCGAGTCCCGCCGCCGCGCCGTCCCGCCCCGCGTCCCCGCCGCCGCCCGAGGCGCGGGTGGACTGGAGCCGCGCCCTCGGCCCGCGCTTCCCCGCCCCCCGCGCCCCCGAGCGGCCCGCGGACTGGCGCAGCTACCGCTTCCCGTTCATCTACGGCCAGACCGACGCGCGCCTGTTCGACCACGCCAACTGGCGCCGCTGCGCGCTGCAGGCCTTGGGCGCGCGCGACTTCAACGCCATGACCGAGGACAGCTACGGCCGCGACGACCCCCTGCTGGTCGAGCAGATCGCCACCCGCATCCTGCCGCGCCGGGGCATCCTCGCCGGGCCGGGCGAGATCCTCGTGACCATGGGCGCGCAGAACGCCCTGTGGCTGGTGGCGCAGGTGCTGCTGACCCAGCGCCGCCTCGCCGTGATGGAGGACCCCGGCTACCCCGCCCTGCGCGAGATCCTGGAGCTGTCGCGCTGCTCCCTGCGCGCCGTGGCCGTGGACGCGGACGGCCTGCCGCCCGAGGCCGTGCCCGCGGCCACGGACGTGCTCTTCGTCACCCCCTCGCACCACTGCCCCACCGCCGTCACCATGCCCACCGCCCGGCGCCGCGCGCTCCTCGCGCGGGCCGAGGCCGAGAACTTCCTCGTGGTCGAGGACGACTACGAATTCGAGCTGGCCTTCCTCGCCCCGCCCTCGCCGGCGCTCAAGTCGCTCGATCGCGCGGGGCGGGTGATCTACATCGGCTCCTTCGCGAAGTCGCTCTTTCCGGGCCTGCGCCTCGGCTACGTCGCCGCCGCCGAGCCGCTGGTGGCCGAGCTGCGGCGCCTGCGCTCCCTCGTGCTGCGCCACCCGCCGGGCCACCTGCAGCGCGCCGCCGCGCATTTCCTGGCCGAGGGGCACTACGACGCGCAGGTCACGCGCATGACCCGCGCCCTGCGCGAGCGCCGCGCCGCCGCCGTCTCGGCCCTCGCAGACTGCGGCCTTGCCCCCGAGAGCAGCAGCGCCTTCGGCGGCTCCTCGCTGTGGATGCGCGCCCCCATCCACGTGCGCGCGCGCGACCTGGCCGAGCGCCTGCGCCCCGCCTCCGTGCTGATCGAGCCGGCCGACGCCTTCCGCGCCGCGCCCGCGCCCGGCCCCTTTTACCGCCTGGGCTACGGCGCCATCGGCCCGGACCGCATCCCCGAGGGCATCCGCCGCATCGCCGAGACCGCCGCGCGCATGGCCTGA
- the xsc gene encoding sulfoacetaldehyde acetyltransferase, producing the protein MKMTTEEAFVKVLQRHGIRHAFGIIGSAMMPISDLFPTAGITFWDCAHEGSAGFMADGYTRATGEMSMMIAQNGPGITNFVTAVKTAYWNHTPLLLVTPQAANKTIGQGGFQEVEQMKLFEDMVAYQEEVRDPSRIAEVLARVIAKAKRLSGPAQINVPRDFWTQVVDIEIPEPVEFERSPGGRQSIRQAAELLSSAKFPVILNGAGVVLSEGGIDASRRLAERLDAPVCVGYQHNDAFPGSHPLFAGPLGYNGSKAAMELIAKADVVLALGTRLNPFSTLPGYGIDYWPRDAKVIQVDLNPDRIGLTKKVAVGIVGDAAQVAEGILESLADGAGDAGRDDRRGLVADTKSRWKQELSSLDHEEDDPGTTWNERARADKPDWMSPRMAWRAIQSALPRDAIISSDIGNNCAIGNAYPDFDAGRKYLAPGLFGPCGYGLPSIVGAKIGQPDVPVVGFAGDGAFGIAVNELTAIGREEWPAITQIVFRNFQWGAEKRNSTLWFDDNFVGTELDDGVDYSKIAEACGLRGVRVRTQDELRDALSEAIDAQMKRGETTLIEVLLNQELGEPFRRDAMKKPVRVAGISKDDMRIAAE; encoded by the coding sequence ATGAAGATGACCACCGAGGAGGCCTTCGTGAAAGTCCTCCAGCGCCACGGCATCCGCCACGCCTTCGGCATCATCGGCTCGGCCATGATGCCGATCTCGGACCTGTTCCCCACGGCCGGGATCACCTTCTGGGACTGCGCGCACGAAGGCTCGGCGGGGTTCATGGCCGACGGCTACACCCGCGCCACCGGCGAGATGTCGATGATGATCGCCCAGAACGGCCCGGGCATCACCAACTTCGTGACGGCCGTGAAGACCGCCTACTGGAACCACACGCCGCTGCTGCTGGTGACGCCGCAGGCCGCCAACAAGACGATCGGCCAGGGTGGCTTCCAGGAAGTCGAGCAGATGAAGCTGTTCGAGGACATGGTCGCCTACCAGGAGGAGGTCCGCGACCCCTCGCGCATCGCCGAGGTGCTGGCGCGCGTGATCGCCAAGGCCAAGCGCCTGTCGGGCCCGGCCCAGATCAACGTCCCCCGCGACTTCTGGACCCAGGTCGTGGACATCGAGATCCCGGAGCCGGTCGAGTTCGAGCGCTCGCCCGGGGGCCGCCAGTCCATCCGCCAGGCCGCCGAGCTGCTGTCCTCGGCCAAGTTCCCGGTCATCCTGAACGGCGCCGGCGTGGTGCTGTCCGAGGGCGGCATCGACGCCTCCCGGCGCCTCGCCGAGCGGCTCGATGCGCCAGTCTGCGTCGGCTACCAGCACAACGACGCCTTCCCCGGCTCGCACCCCCTCTTCGCCGGCCCCCTGGGCTACAACGGCTCGAAGGCGGCGATGGAGCTGATCGCGAAGGCCGACGTGGTGCTGGCCCTCGGCACCCGTCTGAACCCCTTCAGCACCCTGCCCGGCTACGGCATCGACTACTGGCCCCGGGACGCCAAGGTGATTCAGGTCGACCTGAACCCCGACCGCATCGGCCTGACCAAGAAGGTCGCCGTGGGGATCGTGGGGGACGCGGCGCAGGTCGCCGAGGGCATCCTCGAGAGCCTCGCGGACGGCGCCGGGGACGCGGGCCGCGACGACCGCCGCGGCCTCGTCGCCGACACCAAGTCCCGGTGGAAGCAGGAGCTGTCCTCGCTCGACCACGAGGAGGACGATCCCGGCACCACCTGGAACGAGCGCGCCCGCGCCGACAAGCCCGACTGGATGAGCCCCCGCATGGCGTGGCGCGCAATCCAGTCGGCCCTGCCGCGCGATGCGATCATCAGCAGCGACATCGGCAACAACTGCGCCATCGGCAACGCCTACCCGGACTTCGACGCGGGCCGGAAATACTTGGCTCCCGGCCTCTTCGGCCCCTGCGGCTACGGCCTGCCCTCCATCGTGGGCGCCAAGATCGGGCAGCCGGACGTGCCTGTGGTGGGCTTCGCCGGCGACGGCGCGTTCGGCATCGCGGTGAACGAGCTGACCGCGATCGGGCGCGAGGAATGGCCCGCGATCACCCAGATCGTGTTCCGCAACTTCCAGTGGGGCGCCGAGAAGCGGAACTCCACGCTCTGGTTCGACGACAACTTCGTGGGCACCGAGCTGGACGACGGGGTGGACTACAGCAAGATCGCCGAGGCCTGCGGCCTGCGCGGCGTGCGCGTTCGGACCCAGGACGAACTGCGCGACGCGCTGTCCGAGGCCATCGACGCGCAGATGAAGCGCGGCGAGACCACGCTGATCGAGGTGCTGCTGAACCAGGAGCTGGGCGAGCCCTTCCGCCGCGACGCCATGAAGAAGCCGGTGCGCGTGGCGGGCATCTCGAAGGACGACATGCGGATCGCCGCGGAGTGA
- a CDS encoding phosphate acyltransferase, with amino-acid sequence MSVMDEARAAARRRAARVVFPELAEPRVAEAAARLTAEGLCLAVPLAEPSEAQVAALVEARGMAEGMARRLLRKPLMRAAAMVAAGEADAMVAGADAPTRRVIEAAAMGIGLAEGIAAPSSFFLMRLRDGREMIWADCAVTVAPDAEGLAAIAQASAASARRLLGRAEVALLSFSTGTSGTGPSVDAVRAAAEATGFAGPVQADAALDPEVGRRKGVAVEAVNVLVFPSLDAGNIAYKLAQELAGAQAVGPVLQGFRRPVCDLSRGARVDDIVDAAVITCALA; translated from the coding sequence ATGAGCGTGATGGACGAGGCGAGGGCTGCGGCCCGGAGGCGCGCGGCGCGCGTGGTGTTCCCCGAGCTGGCGGAGCCGCGGGTGGCCGAGGCGGCCGCGCGGCTGACCGCGGAAGGCCTGTGCCTGGCCGTGCCGCTGGCGGAGCCGAGCGAGGCACAGGTCGCCGCGCTGGTCGAGGCGCGCGGCATGGCCGAGGGCATGGCCCGGCGGCTCCTGCGCAAGCCGCTGATGCGCGCCGCGGCGATGGTCGCCGCCGGTGAGGCCGACGCGATGGTGGCCGGGGCCGACGCGCCCACGCGTCGAGTGATCGAGGCCGCCGCCATGGGCATCGGGCTGGCCGAGGGCATCGCGGCGCCCTCGTCGTTCTTCCTCATGCGCCTGCGCGACGGGCGCGAGATGATCTGGGCCGACTGCGCCGTGACCGTGGCGCCCGACGCGGAGGGACTGGCGGCCATCGCGCAGGCGTCGGCCGCCAGCGCGCGGCGCCTGCTGGGACGGGCCGAGGTGGCGCTGCTCAGCTTCTCCACCGGCACGTCCGGCACGGGGCCGAGCGTGGACGCCGTGCGCGCCGCCGCCGAGGCGACCGGCTTCGCCGGGCCGGTGCAGGCGGACGCCGCTCTCGACCCGGAGGTGGGCCGGCGCAAGGGCGTGGCGGTGGAGGCGGTCAACGTGCTGGTCTTCCCTTCGCTGGACGCGGGCAACATCGCCTACAAGCTGGCGCAGGAACTGGCGGGCGCGCAGGCGGTGGGCCCCGTGCTGCAGGGCTTCCGCCGCCCGGTCTGCGACCTGAGCCGGGGCGCGCGGGTGGACGACATCGTGGACGCCGCCGTGATCACCTGCGCGCTGGCCTGA
- a CDS encoding citrate/2-methylcitrate synthase produces the protein MTETVKINRGLKGIYFERSGVSHIDGAKGELLYRGHTIHDLAEHATFEEVCYLLIHGDLPDRDALEAFDAELRQGRAVPDAVLDVIATCKAGHPMDVLRTAVSALAALEDGTDDASEEGFLRNGMRLMAQVPTLIAAHEAIRNGRDPVAPDPALGHAANWLWMLKGERPSEDAARLADVDLILHAEHGANASAFAARVVVGTDADLHGAITAGLAALAGPAHGGAAEDVMKMVREIGAPENAADYVKAKRAAREPVTGFGHRVYRAEDPRARHMREGVRKLGEEMGAPEWYEILQAVVEAMKPYSRHGLNVNVDFYSGVIYQLHSIPMDLYVPIFAIGRMPGWIVQCLEQRRRNILIRPLTLYDGPDARPWVPLEDR, from the coding sequence ATGACCGAGACCGTCAAGATCAACCGCGGGCTGAAGGGCATCTATTTCGAGCGCTCCGGCGTCAGCCACATCGACGGCGCGAAGGGCGAGCTGCTCTACCGCGGCCATACCATCCACGACCTCGCCGAGCACGCCACCTTCGAGGAGGTCTGCTACCTGCTGATCCACGGCGACCTGCCGGACCGCGACGCGCTGGAGGCGTTCGACGCCGAGTTGCGGCAGGGCCGCGCCGTGCCGGACGCCGTGCTGGACGTGATCGCGACCTGCAAGGCGGGGCACCCGATGGACGTGCTGCGGACCGCCGTCTCGGCCCTTGCCGCGCTGGAGGACGGCACCGACGACGCATCCGAGGAAGGCTTCCTTCGCAACGGCATGCGCCTCATGGCGCAGGTGCCGACGCTGATCGCCGCCCACGAGGCGATCCGGAACGGTCGCGACCCCGTGGCGCCGGACCCCGCGCTGGGCCACGCCGCGAACTGGCTGTGGATGCTGAAGGGCGAGCGCCCGTCCGAGGACGCCGCGCGCCTCGCGGACGTGGACCTCATCCTCCACGCCGAGCACGGGGCGAACGCATCCGCATTCGCGGCCCGCGTGGTGGTGGGGACCGACGCCGACCTTCATGGCGCGATCACCGCCGGGCTCGCGGCCCTCGCCGGCCCGGCCCACGGCGGCGCCGCCGAGGACGTGATGAAGATGGTGCGCGAGATCGGCGCGCCCGAGAACGCAGCCGACTACGTGAAGGCGAAGCGCGCCGCGCGCGAGCCCGTCACCGGCTTCGGCCACCGCGTCTACCGCGCCGAGGACCCCCGCGCCCGCCACATGCGCGAGGGCGTGCGGAAACTGGGCGAGGAGATGGGCGCGCCGGAATGGTACGAGATCCTCCAGGCCGTGGTGGAGGCGATGAAGCCCTACAGCCGCCACGGGCTGAACGTGAACGTCGATTTCTACTCTGGCGTGATCTACCAGCTCCACTCCATCCCGATGGACCTCTACGTGCCCATCTTCGCGATCGGCCGCATGCCCGGCTGGATCGTGCAATGCCTCGAGCAGCGGCGCCGCAACATCCTGATCCGGCCCCTGACGCTCTACGACGGCCCGGACGCGCGCCCGTGGGTGCCTCTGGAGGACCGGTGA